The following coding sequences are from one Melospiza melodia melodia isolate bMelMel2 chromosome 2, bMelMel2.pri, whole genome shotgun sequence window:
- the COL8A1 gene encoding collagen alpha-1(VIII) chain, with protein sequence MAMLLFPMQLLVVAVTVYLELVRSAQGGAYYGIKQLPPQVPQYQPLGQQVPHMPLGKEGIPMQHLGKEVPRMTYGKEYPHLPQYRKEVPQMPMLGKDMAPKKEKEIPIRSLRGEQGPPGEPGPRGPPGPPGLPGHGVPGAKGKPGPQGYPGIGKPGLPGMPGKPGVMGPPGPRGEMGPKGEIGPMGIPGPQGPPGPHGLPGIGKAGAPGLQGQPGPKGEPGMKGPPGIPGIPGPKGEKGVGIPGLPGLKGPPGLPGPPGPIGLPGVGKPGMVGFPGPQGPLGKPGPPGELGLQGPPGAPGIQGPPGAPGIGKPGQDGMPGQPGFPGGKGEQGLPGLPGPPGLPGVGKPGFPGPKGERGVGGLPGPLGPKGEKGHAGPPGMGGPPGEPGQPGLPGIMGPPGAAGFPGPKGEGGAVGPPGPVGPKGEPGLQGFPGKPGFPGEVGGPGLRGLPGPTGPKGEAGHKGLPGVPGVPGLVGPKGEPGLPGAQGLQGPSGIPGIAGPSGPIGPTGLPGAKGEPGMPGPPGFPGVGKPGAAGLQGPPGKPGALGPPGQPGVQGPPGPPGPPGPSVIIPPTPPAVGQYLPEVGPGIDGLKPPYGYKGKKDKTGSIVYEMPAFTAELLTPFPRVGVPVKFDKLLYNGRQNYNPQTGIFTCEIPGVYYFAYHVHCKGANVWVALYKNNEPLMYTYDEYKKGFLDQASGSAVVQLMHGDKVYVQMPSEQAAGLYAGQYVHSSFSGYLLYPM encoded by the exons ATGGCCATGCTGCTCTTCCCCATGCAGCTGCTGGTAGTGGCTGTCACTGTTTACCTAGAGCTGGTGAGGTCTGCTCAAGGTGGTGCCTACTATGGGATCAAGCAGCTGCCACCTCAGGTGCCCCAGTACCAACCCCTTGGACAACAAGTACCTCACATGCCACTGGGCAAAGAAGGCATCCCaatgcagcacctgggcaaggaggTACCCCGCATGACCTACGGGAAGGAGTACCCCCATCTGCCCCAGTACAGGAAGGAGGTCCCACAGATGCCCATGCTCGGCAAGGATATGGCTCCCAAGAAAGAGAAAG AAATTCCCATACGCAGTCTGAGGGGTGAGCAAGGTCCCCCGGGTGAGCCTGGACCAAgagggccaccagggccaccaggattACCAGGTCATGGTGTACCAGGAGCCAAAGGAAAACCAGGCCCGCAAGGATACCCAGGAATTGGAAAGCCGGGTTTGCCAGGGATGCCAGGAAAACCAGGGGTCATGGGGCCCCCAGGGCCAAGAGGGGAGATGGGGCCGAAGGGGGAGATTGGGCCCATGGGGATTCCTGGACCACAAGGCCCACCAGGGCCTCATGGGCTTCCTGGCATAGGGAAGGCGGGTGCTCCGGGGCTGCAGGGGCAACCAGGGCCAAAGGGTGAGCCTGGGATGAAGGGGCCACCAGGaatccctgggatcccagggccAAAAGGGGAGAAGGGAGTTGGGATCCCAGGTTTGCCAGGTCTGAAGGGTCCACCTGGGCTTCCTGGTCCCCCTGGCCCCATAGGATTGCCAGGGGTTGGCAAACCCGGCATGGTCGGCTTCCCTGGCCCACAGGGACCCCTAGGCAAACCCGGACCCCCAGGAGAGTTGGGGCTGCAAGGGCCTCCAGGGGCCCCTGGGATCCAAGGCCCTCCCGGCGCGCCTGGTATTGGCAAACCAGGCCAAGATGGCATGCCCGGCCAGCCTGGCTTCCCGGGTGGCAAAGGGGAGCAAGGATTGCCAGGCCTGCCGGGGCCCCCCGGCCTCCCCGGGGTTGGGAAGCCGGGCTTCCCTGGGCCCAAAGGGGAGCGAGGTGTGGGTGGTCTGCCTGGGCCCCTGGGGCCGAAGGGGGAGAAGGGGCATGCAGGGCCACCTGGCATGGGAGGGCCACCAGGGGAACCCGGCCAGCCAGGACTGCCGGGCATCATGGGACCCCCGGGGGCTGCCGGTTTCCCAGGACCTAAAGGAGAGGGGGGTGCTGTAGGGCCACCAGGACCAGTCGGCCCCAAAGGCGAACCCGGCCTGCAGGGTTTTCCAGGAAAGCCAGGCTTTCCTGGGGAAGTGGGTGGCCCTGGGCTGCGGGGGCTGCCGGGCCCCACAGGACCCAAGGGGGAAGCCGGACACAAAGGCTTGCCGGGAGTGCCGGGTGTCCCGGGGCTTGTGGGGCCAAAGGGTGAGCCCGGGCTCCCCGGAGCCCAGGGGCTTCAGGGCCCCTCGGGCATCCCGGGCATCGCGGGACCCAGTGGTCCTATCGGCCCCACCGGGCTGCCAGGGGCAAAGGGTGAGCCAGGCATGCCCGGCCCCCCTGGCTTCCCTGGGGTAGGCAAACCTGGTGCTGCGGGGCTGCAGGGACCCCCGGGAAAACCTGGGGCACTTGGTCCTCCTGGCCAGCCGGGGGTCCAGGGGCCACCAGGCCCCCCCGGGCCACCAGGTCCCTCGGTCATCATCCCGCCCACTCCACCAGCTGTGGGACAATACCTGCCTGAGGTGGGACCAGGGATAGACGGCTTGAAGCCCCCCTACGGCTACAAGGGCAAGAAAGACAAGACTGGCAGCATTGTTTACGAGATGCCTGCattcacggcagagctgctcacgCCTTTCCCCCGAGTCGGGGTGCCGGTGAAGTTCGACAAGCTCCTGTACAACGGCCGGCAGAACTACAATCCCCAGACGGGAATCTTCACATGCGAGATCCCCGGTGTCTACTATTTCGCCTACCACGTCCACTGTAAAGGCGCCAACGTGTGGGTGGCGCTGTACAAGAACAACGAGCCGCTCATGTACACCTACGACGAATACAAGAAGGGCTTCCTGGACCAGGCTTCGGGCAGTGCCGTGGTGCAGCTGATGCACGGAGACAAGGTTTATGTTCAGATGCCATCCGAGCAGGCGGCAGGACTCTATGCCGGGCAGTACGTTCATTCGTCTTTTTCAGGGTATTTATTGTATCCCATGTAA